The Fervidicoccus fontis Kam940 DNA window AGATGTTGTAGAGATAAAGGCTTTCAATTCCGAGCCTGCCCGAAAATTGAGTGAGATCGCTCTTCACGAGATTTATTGGGAAAATGTGGGAACGATTCAGGTCCCCTTAGGCTTAGGAGATAGCAGAGAGATCAAAGTTTTGGACAGAAGAATTGAGATAAAGGGGGATGATGGCGAAAAGGCCGTAGACAGCTTGAAAAAGTTCAACGAAAAATACGATAAGATTAAGGGATCCGTGAGCAAAGTCCTCAAGAGCTTGAGGTACCCAGTTCCTCTTCTCCTCAGGTATAGCTGCTCTACGATAGAGGATTATAGGGAATTCCTCAATGCCCTCGATGATGCGTTCTCACTGTGGAAAGAGAATACCGTCATCAATAGCGACGGCAAAAGGATCGAGAGGAGGTTGGAGCTGAACTACTGGGGATTATATTCTTACTCATTGTCCTACAAAGCGTGCTCCCAAATCAAAGATTCAGTAAGACAAAATGCCGATGGATCGACGAAGCCGCAGAACTCCAATGACGTCATCATGTACTTGGATGAATTTGATAAAAAAATCGCGAGGAAAATCTATAGAAGAGTGAGCAGAGCTTTCGAACCGATAATAACAAACGAAGTGAGCAATATAGATAAAAAGATAGAAGAAAAGGGTGAAGTCTTGAATAAAGGAGAGTGCCTAGAACTGGATGAGCTTTTCGAGAAAGAAGGAGATTCTGAGGAGAAAGGATCCAGTGCTTCGAAAGGAACCAGGGAACCGGATAGAAGAATCGTCATAGCCCATGCAGGACTTCAGAGAGAATATGTAGAAGTTTGCCGTGAAAAAGGGGGTGGAAGAATATACCTTAGGTACATAGCTGACAGTCCAGAGAGAATTTTGAAAATCCTAGAGTAGCTTTTTTTAAACCCTTTCATCTTTGCTTGATAGCTTCTGATTTCGTCATGAGGCATTACAAATGAATAACTTATTTGTTAAATTGCTATATACTTTTAAATATAACTTTCAAAAAATTTTTGGGATTCGATAATATTTCTGCATCTCTTTAATAAGCGCTACAAGTAGTGCTGAATTTGCTAGATGGAATTGAAAGGATTTTCTGCGTTAAAAATACCTCTCTCTCGATCAAATCAACGAAGCTCCACATCAGTAATGGTATTCAATAGATATCGTCACAGCCGTGCCTAGCAGTATTGAAGGGTTATGGATGGTTATGTAAGTCTCACCTGGAAGCACAGGTACAATGAACGTCCCGCTTGAAGACTCCTTCTGGAGTGGATATCTTGAGAAGTAGCTCCCCCCTGGAAACTGCTGGGAGAAGTTGCCCCCTATCAGGATATAGACCGGGCTCGTTGAGGAGTATGAGATTTTCAAGTAACCAGCATAAGGTAGGGTGTAGTTCATAGTTACCTGCCCCATGGAAGGTATGGCTATTGCCCTGTTCGTTTCCAGTGTTTCGCTGTACTTCAAGCTTACTATATTGGAGAACCTGTTCTCTTCATGATAGCTCCATAGGAAAGCTCCAATGAAAAGTAGCATCAAGATCAGAAGGATGGATATGGCTTTAGAAGATCCTTTTTCTCTCACCTTTGCTTTCGATTTCAGTTGACATTTTCTCTCCTTCTCCATAACTTAGCTATATCTATTATTAATACTTTACCAGTTGTTTGAAATACAAGAGCTCAGCTTTCATATGAATCGGGACTTTGGCTTTGCTGATTCAAGCTGAAGAATTTTTCGAGTCAAGATTCTCGGTTCACCTGGCATCGATCGCATGTTCTAGAATGGGAACAAGGATATTGTCTTTAAG harbors:
- the csx1 gene encoding CRISPR-associated CARF protein Csx1, with the translated sequence MSNHGSKDQELIIATWGAPWVWRKTKYVLHEEGVSESVESCSSVFALAKKHKNAKVIIVGADSLLDYEQRQNGRGDDQICRDIFYEVADKLGIEPLSKSMEKYSSYEEIILDAKKLISETAKRMSPEGLMLNNMEAIIMPMLGKPSEVTFNGGPRDPFSVLLFELFKITKDSSFGKIYLDLSQGVNYMPSLLLQAAKMLASLSLFDPSIDTKDVVEIKAFNSEPARKLSEIALHEIYWENVGTIQVPLGLGDSREIKVLDRRIEIKGDDGEKAVDSLKKFNEKYDKIKGSVSKVLKSLRYPVPLLLRYSCSTIEDYREFLNALDDAFSLWKENTVINSDGKRIERRLELNYWGLYSYSLSYKACSQIKDSVRQNADGSTKPQNSNDVIMYLDEFDKKIARKIYRRVSRAFEPIITNEVSNIDKKIEEKGEVLNKGECLELDELFEKEGDSEEKGSSASKGTREPDRRIVIAHAGLQREYVEVCREKGGGRIYLRYIADSPERILKILE